One segment of Thermodesulfovibrio sp. 3907-1M DNA contains the following:
- a CDS encoding methylated-DNA--[protein]-cysteine S-methyltransferase — protein sequence MYAIIIKMYSACVKTPVGFLEILFDNSLALTKISLTNFEKTCIPEIALNFVEQLNAYFEGKLSEFNYPVNIQNVSEFDRAVLDLTCKIPYAHTTTYNWIAKKLNTSPRAVGQALKRNPLPIVIPCHRVIRSDGTIGGYSLGVEAKQWLIEHEKSLILIKS from the coding sequence ATGTATGCTATCATAATAAAAATGTATTCTGCCTGCGTAAAAACTCCTGTTGGTTTTCTTGAAATTTTATTTGATAATTCATTAGCATTAACGAAAATATCTTTAACAAATTTTGAAAAAACATGCATTCCAGAAATTGCCTTGAATTTTGTTGAACAGCTGAATGCGTATTTTGAAGGAAAACTCTCAGAGTTTAATTATCCTGTAAACATCCAGAATGTATCTGAGTTTGATAGAGCAGTTCTTGACTTAACCTGTAAAATACCATATGCTCATACTACTACATACAACTGGATTGCTAAAAAGCTTAATACGTCGCCAAGAGCTGTTGGACAGGCTTTAAAGCGAAATCCTTTACCGATTGTTATTCCCTGTCATAGAGTGATAAGATCTGACGGAACCATAGGAGGCTATAGCCTTGGAGTAGAGGCAAAACAGTGGCTTATAGAACATGAAAAGTCTTTGATTCTAATAAAATCTTAA
- a CDS encoding NAD-dependent deacylase: MNLTYQEKIKKASQLIKNSTYAVAFTGAGISTESGIPDFRSSGGLWQRFRIVTYQEFIYDRQAREEFWRMKKQLIHHLTNAKPNNAHIALAELEKKGFIKHVITQNIDGLHQMAGSKSVIELHGNQRGAICLDCEKLYKMDEVLKMLEEQLDLRCYDCGGIIKPTVVFFGEPMPEKELVMAQQIANQCDLMLVIGTSLQVEPAASIPRIAHKRGAKLIFINKAETDWDWIAEIVFYGSAGQVLKDIEEKAA, from the coding sequence ATGAATTTAACCTATCAGGAAAAAATTAAAAAGGCTTCACAACTTATTAAAAACTCCACCTATGCTGTAGCTTTCACTGGAGCAGGAATTTCTACAGAATCTGGAATACCTGATTTCCGAAGTTCCGGTGGACTATGGCAGAGATTTAGAATTGTAACATATCAGGAATTTATTTATGACAGGCAAGCAAGAGAAGAATTCTGGAGAATGAAAAAACAACTCATTCATCATCTCACGAATGCAAAGCCAAATAATGCACATATTGCCCTTGCAGAGCTTGAAAAAAAGGGATTTATTAAACATGTCATAACGCAGAACATTGATGGACTTCATCAGATGGCTGGCAGTAAGAGCGTCATTGAACTTCACGGGAATCAAAGAGGTGCAATCTGTCTTGACTGTGAAAAACTTTATAAAATGGATGAAGTATTGAAAATGCTTGAGGAACAGCTTGATTTAAGATGTTACGACTGTGGCGGCATAATAAAGCCAACAGTTGTATTTTTCGGAGAACCAATGCCTGAAAAAGAACTCGTTATGGCACAGCAGATCGCCAATCAATGCGACCTCATGCTCGTGATAGGAACATCTCTTCAGGTTGAACCTGCTGCTTCGATCCCGAGAATTGCCCATAAAAGAGGTGCAAAGCTTATCTTCATAAATAAGGCAGAAACAGACTGGGACTGGATAGCAGAAATAGTATTTTACGGTAGTGCTGGTCAAGTTTTAAAAGATATAGAGGAAAAAGCTGCTTAA